Proteins encoded together in one Mycobacterium sp. MS1601 window:
- a CDS encoding PDGLE domain-containing protein produces the protein MSITQQKQGRGFWIAFAVVTLLIAGVVSYFASSHPDGLDSATLQGCQVVETTDGEHLTGSCIAQSATDHTMADSPLADYAVGGAENTGGIAGVIGVVVTLAVAGGAFWLIARSRKSKG, from the coding sequence ATGAGCATCACCCAACAGAAACAGGGCCGTGGCTTCTGGATCGCCTTCGCGGTCGTGACGCTGCTGATCGCCGGTGTGGTGTCCTACTTCGCCAGCTCACACCCCGACGGCCTCGACTCGGCGACGCTGCAGGGCTGCCAGGTGGTGGAAACCACCGATGGTGAACACCTCACCGGTAGCTGCATCGCACAGTCGGCCACCGACCACACCATGGCGGACTCGCCTCTGGCGGACTACGCCGTCGGTGGGGCCGAGAACACCGGCGGTATTGCCGGAGTCATCGGTGTGGTGGTCACCCTCGCCGTCGCGGGCGGGGCGTTCTGGTTGATTGCGCGCAGCCGCAAGTCGAAGGGCTGA
- a CDS encoding ArsR/SmtB family transcription factor, with the protein MHRASSALTDVDISGWTLRFDLLSDPNRLEILLALHRAPGICVGDLAAALGRSENAVSQALRILRQQGWVTSTRVGRQASYKLEDHTVHDLLHWIGAAHG; encoded by the coding sequence ATGCACCGGGCATCGTCCGCGCTGACCGATGTCGACATCTCGGGGTGGACTCTGCGCTTTGATCTGTTGTCCGACCCGAACCGGTTGGAGATCCTGCTGGCGTTGCACCGAGCCCCCGGGATCTGCGTCGGTGATCTGGCGGCGGCGCTCGGACGTTCGGAGAATGCGGTGTCCCAGGCCCTGCGGATCCTGCGTCAGCAGGGTTGGGTGACCTCCACCCGGGTGGGCAGGCAGGCGAGTTACAAGCTGGAGGACCACACCGTGCACGACCTGTTGCACTGGATAGGTGCCGCGCACGGCTGA
- a CDS encoding 3-oxoacyl-ACP reductase: MMDLTQRLAGKVAVITGGASGIGLATAKRMKAEGATIVIGDIDPKAGKTVADDLGGTFVGVDVSDQAQVDALFDTAADTYGSVDIAFNNAGISPPEDDLIEATGIDAWDRVQDINLKSVFFCCKAALRHMVPAQKGSIVNTASFVAVMGSATSQISYTASKGGVLAMSRELGVQYARQGIRVNALCPGPVNTPLLQELFAKDPERAARRLVHVPVGRFAEPEELAAAVAFLASDDASFITASTFLVDGGISGHYVTPL; encoded by the coding sequence CTGATGGATCTGACCCAGCGGCTGGCGGGCAAGGTTGCCGTCATCACCGGCGGCGCCAGCGGAATCGGCCTGGCCACCGCCAAGCGGATGAAGGCCGAAGGGGCCACCATCGTCATCGGTGACATCGACCCCAAGGCCGGAAAGACCGTCGCCGACGATCTGGGTGGCACCTTCGTCGGTGTCGATGTCTCCGACCAAGCGCAGGTGGATGCTCTGTTCGACACCGCTGCCGACACCTACGGGTCGGTGGACATCGCGTTCAACAACGCCGGTATCAGTCCGCCGGAGGACGACCTGATCGAGGCCACCGGTATCGATGCCTGGGACCGCGTGCAGGACATCAACCTCAAGTCGGTGTTCTTCTGTTGCAAAGCCGCACTGCGGCACATGGTTCCGGCGCAGAAGGGGTCGATCGTCAACACCGCGTCCTTCGTCGCCGTGATGGGATCGGCCACCTCGCAGATCTCCTACACCGCTTCCAAGGGCGGCGTGCTGGCAATGTCGCGCGAACTCGGTGTGCAGTACGCGCGACAGGGCATCCGCGTCAACGCCCTGTGCCCCGGCCCGGTGAACACCCCACTGCTACAGGAACTGTTTGCCAAGGACCCTGAGCGCGCGGCCCGCCGCCTGGTGCACGTGCCGGTGGGCCGGTTCGCCGAGCCCGAGGAGCTGGCCGCAGCCGTGGCGTTCCTGGCGTCCGACGACGCCTCCTTCATCACCGCGTCCACCTTCCTGGTGGACGGCGGTATCAGCGGCCACTACGTCACCCCACTCTGA
- a CDS encoding MFS transporter produces the protein MIRLTSLTLAAFAIGISEFVLVGLLPTIAADIHVSLGTAGLLVTLYALAITVLSPLLTSQLSRYDSRWVLVALMTLFSVGNLLVAVAANFPALVAGRLIAGAAHGTVFALGAPAAVAMVPKDKSGRAISLMFLGLTVAMVVGVPIGTIIGNALGWRIAFAIVAALGAFAALAIAAMVPSTRAGETIGISEQLALLVDKHLVSTYVVTGLGFGATFAVFTFLEPLLSEHAGYTSGGVTAILFLFGIATVIGNLVGGALSDRIGTTLVIRIALGGLAVSFVLVYLTAHSALGIAISIFIWGVFAFLISPPVQTHSVSLASDRGAGAEKAASGLNIAAFNAGIALASWIGGVLVENAGILTTPWAALVLILIALAVSTQMTRRSALTTVNM, from the coding sequence GTGATCCGCCTGACCTCCCTCACCCTCGCCGCCTTCGCCATCGGTATCAGCGAGTTCGTGCTCGTCGGCCTGCTGCCCACCATCGCCGCAGACATCCATGTCTCGCTCGGCACCGCGGGTTTGCTGGTGACGCTCTATGCCCTCGCGATCACCGTGCTGTCGCCACTGCTCACCTCGCAGCTCAGTCGCTACGACTCCCGTTGGGTACTCGTCGCGCTCATGACGCTTTTCAGCGTTGGCAATCTGCTGGTGGCCGTCGCCGCCAACTTTCCCGCTCTGGTTGCCGGACGTCTGATCGCCGGCGCCGCCCACGGCACTGTCTTCGCGCTTGGCGCCCCGGCTGCCGTCGCCATGGTTCCCAAAGACAAATCCGGCCGTGCCATCTCGCTGATGTTCCTCGGCCTCACAGTGGCCATGGTTGTCGGCGTGCCGATCGGGACCATCATCGGCAACGCACTTGGATGGCGCATTGCCTTCGCCATCGTCGCCGCCCTCGGAGCCTTCGCCGCCCTCGCTATCGCCGCCATGGTTCCGTCCACCCGCGCCGGCGAAACCATCGGTATCTCCGAACAGCTCGCACTATTGGTAGACAAGCACCTGGTGTCCACCTATGTGGTCACCGGACTCGGGTTCGGCGCCACCTTCGCGGTGTTCACCTTCCTAGAGCCGCTCCTGAGTGAGCACGCCGGCTATACCTCGGGCGGAGTCACCGCGATTTTGTTTCTCTTCGGCATTGCCACCGTCATCGGCAATCTCGTTGGAGGAGCACTGTCGGACCGCATCGGCACCACATTGGTGATTCGCATAGCCCTCGGTGGCCTCGCGGTGAGCTTCGTCCTGGTTTACCTCACCGCACACAGCGCGCTCGGTATCGCGATCTCCATATTCATCTGGGGCGTCTTCGCATTCCTGATTTCTCCCCCCGTGCAAACCCACTCAGTCAGCTTGGCCAGTGACCGGGGTGCAGGAGCCGAAAAAGCTGCCAGCGGACTCAATATCGCGGCCTTCAACGCAGGCATCGCACTCGCCTCCTGGATCGGTGGCGTGCTTGTCGAAAACGCCGGCATCCTCACCACTCCGTGGGCCGCACTCGTCCTGATCCTCATCGCGCTGGCCGTCAGCACACAGATGACCCGCCGCAGCGCCCTTACTACCGTCAACATGTAG
- a CDS encoding energy-coupling factor ABC transporter ATP-binding protein, producing MTPAVRVSGLRYVYPDGHIALDGVDLTVQPGERVALLGPNGAGKTTLMLHLNGVLTATSGAVEISGIALSRNTVRDIRRRVGLVFQDPDDQLFMPTLAQDVAFGPANFGVAGEELAKRVRSALEAVDLVELADRSPAHLSGGQRRRAALAAVLACEPEILVLDEPSANLDPVARRELAETLQKQTATMLLVTHDLPYAAQLCERAVVIDHGRVVADGDIRSVLGDAALLAAHRLELPWGFVVPAR from the coding sequence ATGACGCCCGCGGTTCGGGTGAGCGGCCTGCGCTACGTCTATCCCGACGGGCACATCGCGCTGGACGGAGTGGACCTGACCGTGCAGCCGGGGGAGCGGGTGGCCCTGCTCGGCCCCAACGGTGCGGGCAAGACCACTTTGATGTTGCATCTCAACGGTGTTCTCACCGCCACCTCCGGAGCGGTGGAGATCTCGGGTATTGCGTTGTCGCGTAATACTGTTCGGGATATCCGCCGACGCGTCGGACTGGTGTTCCAGGATCCTGACGACCAGCTGTTCATGCCCACGCTGGCCCAGGACGTCGCCTTCGGTCCGGCCAACTTCGGGGTGGCGGGCGAGGAGCTGGCGAAGCGGGTGCGCAGCGCACTCGAGGCTGTGGACCTGGTGGAGCTGGCTGATCGCAGTCCGGCGCATCTGTCCGGTGGGCAGCGCCGCCGCGCCGCGCTGGCCGCGGTATTGGCGTGTGAGCCCGAGATCCTGGTGCTCGACGAACCGTCGGCCAACCTGGATCCGGTGGCCCGCCGCGAGCTGGCGGAGACGCTGCAGAAGCAGACCGCCACGATGCTGTTGGTCACTCACGACCTGCCCTACGCCGCGCAGCTCTGTGAGCGTGCCGTCGTCATCGACCACGGCAGGGTGGTGGCCGACGGCGACATCCGCTCGGTCTTGGGAGATGCCGCGCTGCTGGCCGCCCACCGCCTCGAATTGCCCTGGGGTTTCGTGGTTCCGGCGCGCTGA
- a CDS encoding GlcG/HbpS family heme-binding protein encodes MTFETRAAHAVEAVAREAIDRGFAVAITVVDASGVLQAFRRMHGSVTGPVEVSQKKARTAALFGIDSIDLGPDAQPGGPIYSIEHTNGGLISFGGGVVLRDGDQIIGGLGVAGASVDADEELARVGARVF; translated from the coding sequence ATGACGTTTGAGACGCGTGCAGCACACGCCGTTGAGGCCGTGGCCCGCGAGGCAATCGATCGGGGATTTGCCGTAGCAATCACAGTGGTGGACGCCTCCGGGGTACTGCAGGCCTTCCGCCGCATGCATGGGTCGGTCACCGGGCCGGTCGAGGTTTCCCAAAAGAAGGCCCGCACCGCGGCGTTGTTCGGTATCGACAGCATCGACCTCGGTCCTGACGCACAACCCGGCGGACCGATCTACTCGATCGAACACACCAACGGGGGGCTCATCAGTTTCGGTGGTGGCGTCGTCCTACGCGATGGCGACCAGATTATCGGCGGTCTCGGCGTGGCCGGCGCCAGTGTGGACGCCGACGAGGAACTCGCCCGCGTCGGCGCCAGAGTCTTCTGA
- a CDS encoding energy-coupling factor ABC transporter permease, which translates to MHMSDGIVNAPVSMVFIVIAIAALALCAWRARAELDERTVPLAGLVAAFVFAVQMVNFPILPGVSGHLLGGALAAILVGPFTGALCIAIVLVVQALLFADGGVTALGTNIVNMSVIGVAAGYGTAALLYSLAKRRHAGSVPVIGGIAFVSAVIGTVCAAMGFVLEYSIGGAAQASLATVAAYMFGTHVLIGIGEGVITALTVMAVVRARPDLVYLLRSARVEEKVAA; encoded by the coding sequence ATGCACATGAGCGACGGAATCGTCAACGCTCCCGTGTCCATGGTCTTCATCGTGATCGCGATCGCCGCTCTCGCGCTGTGTGCGTGGCGCGCCCGCGCCGAGCTGGACGAACGCACCGTGCCGCTGGCCGGTCTGGTTGCCGCTTTCGTCTTCGCCGTGCAGATGGTGAACTTCCCGATCCTGCCCGGCGTCAGCGGTCACCTGCTCGGCGGCGCACTCGCCGCGATCCTGGTCGGCCCGTTCACCGGTGCGCTGTGTATCGCGATCGTGCTGGTGGTGCAGGCACTGTTGTTCGCCGACGGTGGGGTGACGGCTCTGGGCACCAACATCGTCAACATGTCGGTGATCGGGGTGGCCGCCGGATACGGCACGGCCGCACTGCTGTACTCGTTGGCCAAGCGCCGTCACGCCGGATCGGTGCCGGTGATCGGCGGCATCGCATTCGTGTCCGCGGTCATCGGAACCGTCTGCGCGGCAATGGGTTTTGTCCTCGAATACTCGATCGGCGGGGCTGCGCAGGCCTCGCTTGCAACCGTGGCGGCCTACATGTTCGGCACCCACGTCCTGATCGGCATCGGTGAAGGTGTCATCACCGCTCTCACGGTCATGGCAGTGGTCCGGGCCAGGCCGGACCTGGTGTATCTGCTGCGGTCGGCGCGCGTCGAAGAGAAGGTTGCCGCATGA
- a CDS encoding FadR/GntR family transcriptional regulator: MSADPDPQDATEALLRPVRPGNAFEDTVARLLQTIRLGVLAPGESLPPERELAVRLGVSRDTLREAIRSLAEAGYLVARRGRYGGTFLADQIPALPDERPRVAREEIDDALRLREILESGAARMAATRTLTATEREELWGRLTDVRDAPLEDYRRLDSRLHLAIAAAAGSPSLVPLVADNRMRINALLDQIPLLARNISHSNEQHEAVVIAILAGDGDRAAEAMRAHVAGSAALLHGFLD, encoded by the coding sequence ATGAGCGCCGACCCGGACCCCCAGGACGCAACGGAAGCACTGTTGCGTCCTGTGCGGCCAGGGAACGCGTTCGAGGACACCGTGGCGCGGTTGTTGCAGACCATCCGCCTGGGCGTGCTGGCGCCGGGGGAGTCGCTGCCGCCGGAACGTGAACTGGCCGTCCGGCTGGGCGTCAGTCGCGACACCCTGCGGGAAGCCATCAGATCCCTGGCCGAGGCCGGCTACCTGGTGGCTCGCCGCGGCCGCTACGGCGGCACGTTCCTGGCCGACCAGATTCCCGCGCTACCCGACGAACGGCCCCGGGTGGCGCGCGAGGAGATCGACGACGCGCTGAGGCTGCGCGAGATCCTGGAATCCGGTGCTGCCCGAATGGCTGCTACCCGGACGCTGACGGCGACCGAGCGAGAAGAGCTGTGGGGGCGGCTGACCGACGTCCGTGACGCCCCGCTCGAGGACTACCGGCGACTGGACTCGCGGTTGCATCTGGCGATCGCGGCAGCGGCCGGATCACCGTCGCTGGTGCCGTTGGTGGCGGACAACCGGATGCGTATCAACGCCCTGCTGGACCAGATTCCGTTGTTGGCGCGCAACATCAGCCACTCCAACGAACAGCACGAAGCCGTCGTGATCGCTATCCTGGCCGGCGACGGTGACCGGGCCGCCGAGGCGATGCGTGCGCATGTCGCGGGCTCAGCTGCCCTGTTACACGGTTTCTTGGACTAA
- the cbiQ gene encoding cobalt ECF transporter T component CbiQ, which translates to MGAGHAHPLYRHDHGPLHRLPAEVKVAALVVFVLAVVATPREMLWPYALFAVMLLAVWAVGRIPLRWILPRMLIEAPFVVLAVLLPFAEGGQRVQVAGLQLSVAGLWAAWGIVIKGTLGVAASLTVAATTTPSQLPLALSRLGVPAMMTSVLVLMIRYVDLLSAEVSRMRMARLSRGDSPRALHQVGAIAKGVGALFLRSYERGERVYVAMLSRGFDGHMPELAGVAAVPKATTGQWTAALIPAVAGIAVAASAWVLR; encoded by the coding sequence GTGGGCGCGGGCCACGCGCACCCGCTGTACCGGCACGATCACGGGCCGCTGCACCGGCTGCCCGCCGAGGTCAAGGTCGCGGCCCTGGTGGTGTTCGTGCTCGCAGTGGTCGCCACCCCCCGTGAAATGCTCTGGCCCTACGCTCTTTTCGCCGTGATGCTGCTTGCGGTGTGGGCGGTGGGCAGGATTCCGCTGCGCTGGATCCTGCCGCGGATGCTGATCGAAGCGCCGTTCGTCGTGCTGGCGGTGCTGTTGCCGTTCGCCGAAGGCGGGCAGCGGGTGCAGGTGGCTGGTCTGCAGTTGTCGGTGGCCGGGCTGTGGGCGGCGTGGGGGATTGTCATCAAAGGCACCCTGGGTGTGGCGGCGTCGCTGACCGTGGCCGCCACCACCACACCGTCGCAGTTGCCCCTGGCGCTGAGCCGCCTCGGGGTACCCGCCATGATGACCTCTGTGCTGGTGCTGATGATCCGCTACGTCGACCTGTTGTCGGCCGAGGTGAGTCGCATGCGAATGGCCCGCCTGTCCCGCGGTGACTCGCCGCGGGCACTGCATCAGGTGGGTGCCATCGCCAAGGGTGTGGGCGCGCTGTTCCTGCGGTCCTACGAGCGTGGTGAGCGGGTGTACGTCGCCATGCTGTCACGCGGCTTCGACGGGCACATGCCGGAACTGGCCGGAGTGGCGGCGGTGCCGAAGGCCACCACTGGGCAGTGGACGGCCGCCCTGATCCCGGCCGTGGCCGGGATCGCAGTGGCCGCGAGCGCGTGGGTGCTGCGATGA
- a CDS encoding IclR family transcriptional regulator, translating to MIQSVERAFNLIERVAASRDGARLSELADGAGLNRSTAHNLLASLEELGYITQDDKGAPYRLSGKLGRLLRPSVEAEHALRRRVRPVLEAVGAATGETAYLAFVAGEEYLCADAVQSDQPLHLTVVPGEREPLIGTAIGHALLAADPDLTRVVRELYPDMWLRHAEPIADAARDGFALDLDTFHPGVSCVALAVAPNAAIGVAGPTSRLPKTRLVTIAGQIRNELTAH from the coding sequence GTGATCCAATCCGTCGAAAGAGCGTTCAACCTGATCGAGCGTGTCGCCGCAAGCCGGGATGGAGCACGGCTCAGCGAGCTCGCCGATGGCGCCGGACTCAATCGCAGTACCGCGCACAACTTGTTGGCGTCGCTGGAGGAGCTCGGCTACATCACCCAGGACGACAAGGGGGCTCCGTACCGGCTGAGCGGCAAACTGGGCCGGCTTCTGCGCCCGAGCGTGGAAGCCGAGCATGCATTGCGGCGCCGCGTCCGCCCGGTCTTGGAAGCAGTTGGGGCGGCCACTGGCGAGACCGCTTACCTGGCATTTGTGGCGGGCGAGGAGTACTTATGCGCCGACGCTGTTCAATCCGACCAACCCTTGCATCTGACAGTCGTCCCCGGTGAACGTGAACCGTTGATCGGCACAGCAATCGGTCACGCACTTCTTGCCGCCGATCCAGATCTGACCCGAGTGGTGCGCGAGCTCTACCCCGACATGTGGCTCCGGCACGCTGAGCCGATCGCCGATGCCGCACGGGACGGGTTTGCGCTCGACCTCGACACTTTCCATCCCGGCGTGTCATGCGTGGCCCTCGCCGTCGCCCCCAATGCGGCGATCGGCGTTGCCGGCCCTACCAGCCGCCTCCCCAAAACACGCCTGGTGACCATCGCCGGGCAGATCCGCAACGAACTGACCGCGCATTGA